Genomic window (Rhododendron vialii isolate Sample 1 chromosome 4a, ASM3025357v1):
GAGGAAATAATGTGTCTTGGCTTGAACACTTAGGATGCATTTGTAAGAGAGGACAAAAATCGGGTATTTTGCAAGAGTTCACGAAATTAAAGCTGGATttggagcatctccaatccatgaGTAAACTTATATAAGTGAAAGTTCTAGTTACACTTTGGAATCTACGGAATACTGGTAATCATAGATGTATTCCATAGATTGGAGATGCATCTATAGTTCCAAGATTGTAAACTCTCTCACTAGAAATCGGTGATGGGTTTGCCTGATGTTCCTGGTCAGATCGTCTACGACATACTCTCAAGACTACCCGTCAAGTCTCTGTGCCGCTTCAAATTGGTTTCCAAGTCATGGCTCGCTCTGATCACCGACCCTGAATTCGTCAAGTCACACCTCCATCATCAATCCACAAACGACAACAACATCAACCATAAGATAATCTTATGCTCTGGCACTTCTCCCTCCATGTATTCTGTAGATTACCAAGCACCCGATCACAATGTAACTGAGCTTAAAAGTCCCGGTCCCTGTAAGTATTATGTTGAAATTCCGGGTTTATTGAATGGCATCGTACTCTTACGAATGGATAATGCTGAAATATGTTTATGGAACCCATCGGTAAAAATGTACCAGAAATTCTCACCACCGGAGGGTGAAAATGGGTCTGTAAAGTATGGGCTTTGTCATGACTCCGTTAGTGATGATTTCAGGGTTAATTCGCGTTTAACTGATGGCCGTTCTGCTGTCCATGTGTTTACTTCTAAACTGAATTCTTGGAAGAGGATTGGAGACTTTGGTTACTTCATCATTAGCTTTGCCGAGGGCAGAATGGGGCACCGCATTGGTTTACGGGTGGTGACACGGATATACCTAGCAATTTCATTAAGGCgattgtttgttttgatgttgCGGAGGAGAAATTCAAGGAGGTGCCCATGCCTAAAATTTTTGAAGGTGGGAGTATTTATTTTGACTTGGGGATTTTGGGTGATGGCTTTGTGGGGTTGACAACAGCCAGGAGAGTTCCGATGTTTGGGTGATGAAGGAATATGACGTGAAAGAATCTTGGATCAAGCTTTTTGTTGTACCAAATGTGCCAGGAGAGTTCTATTTTAGCCACATTAGGGTGTTGTGTTACAGAAAGGATGGAGAGGTCGTAATGAAGTTGGATTCAGAGAAGTTAGCGATCTACAACCCGAAATAGAACAGATACAAGCGGATTGAGATCCCTCCAGATTGCAAGTGGTTTGATGCAGCTTTTTATATGGAGAGTCTTGTTTCACCTCGTGTTTGCACTGGCACTAGCTAGAATGCAATGCTAATCAGacgaaaatggaagagaaagagataaTTCAATGATTCTATTCGTTTATTTTCCtcgttctttttctttgcaTATGAGTAGTTCGAAACAACAGATATCAGCATAGTTCCAGTACTTTATTTTCGCTTGAATATGTTGGCTATACATCTTTTAGGATTGAATTGAGAGATGGACCACTATGCAACAACTATTTTTATAGTTACAATACAAGTACAAGCTTCCCTTTTGCATCATTATTAACCCGgaactcataaaattttgaggaagaacaaaaattaccaGGAGACATGGAAGGCATACCTGCCAATTACAAGAAGTTTCCGACTAGAAACGAATTAGGGACACGAACTACATTACTAAAAAAAGCTATGGCTGGCTGCATAACGCGAGATTCTCAGACTGaaaggttttgtttgtttttttttttccaatggaaGACTGAAAGGTTCTTTTGAGGTTTAACTGCAAGTGATTGTTTGAGGGTTAAGTTTATACTCATTCTCATATGAACGTGATCGATCTTGAAGGCCAGCAGCAGAATGGTTGAGTTGAGTTGACCCGCTGAAACTAATACGAGAACGCTATGGTGTACCACAGCATGCTACGCATGTAGCATTTTTTTCACGATACGAAAGCGTGTACCATGATGGAACTATAAGGTACTAACGTACAAATGAATTTGGATGAAGGATGATAAGCATATTTTTGTGTGGCTGTTACGAGTGCTTATAGACTATAGTACGTGTATATTTTGGGCTCATTTGTTACGTACCTTTAGGATATCAATTACGTACTTTTGTGTTGAATTTACGTATA
Coding sequences:
- the LOC131323911 gene encoding F-box protein CPR1-like is translated as MGLPDVPGQIVYDILSRLPVKSLCRFKLVSKSWLALITDPEFVKSHLHHQSTNDNNINHKIILCSGTSPSMYSVDYQAPDHNVTELKSPGPCKYYVEIPGLLNGIVLLRMDNAEICLWNPSVKMYQKFSPPEGENGSVKYGLCHDSVSDDFRVNSRLTDGRSAVHVFTSKLNSWKRIGDFGYFIISFAEGRMGHRIGLRVVTRIYLAISLRRLFVLMLRRRNSRSQESSDVWVMKEYDVKESWIKLFVVPNVPGEFYFSHIRVLCYRKDGEVVMKLDSEKLAIYNPK